DNA sequence from the Candidatus Methylomirabilota bacterium genome:
GCGAGTTCCTCCGCACGGGCGCCGGAGTCACGGTCGGGCTCGCGCTGGGTACCGGTTTCGCGAGCCCGCTGGTGCTTCGCGCTCAGCCCAAACAGGTGGTGATCCTGGGGCTCTGGCCGTTCACCGGCGCCTTCGCCGAGATGGGGCCCGTGCTGGAGCGCGGCATGAAGATGGCGCTGGAAGAGCATGGCATGCAGATCGCCGGCCACGCCATCCGGTACGTCGGTCGGGATTCCGAGACCAACGCGCAGGCGGCCGCCCGGCATGCCGAAGAGGCCGTCCGGACGGAAGGCGCCCGCTACATCATCGGGCCGTGGTCTTCGTCGGTCGCCCTCGCAGTCTCCGATGTGGCCAAGCGCACGAAGACGCTCCACTACTTCTCGGGAGGCACCGACGAGATCAGCGGCGCCCGCTGCCACCGCTACTCGTTCCAGTGGGCCGCCAGCCCCGGGGTCGCGGCCAGGACGGTGGTGGACCAGTTCGCCAAGGCCAATCCGGCGGCCAAGCGGTGGTACCTCCTGGTCGCCGATTACGCCTTCGGCGCCGCTGTCGAGAAGCAGGTTCGGGCAGCCGCCCAGCCGCACGGCGTCCAGATCGTTGGCGCCGATCGCCATCCGCTCGGCGCCCGGGCATTCGCCAGCCAGCTGACGCGGGCCACCGCCGCCAAGCCGGACGTGATCTGCCTGGTGAACTTCGGTGCGGACACCGTGCAATCAGCCCGCGAGATCGCCGGGGCCGGGCTCACGCCCCGGCTACCGCTGCTCGTGGTCTGGGCGGGCCTCGAGGAGCT
Encoded proteins:
- a CDS encoding ABC transporter substrate-binding protein, which gives rise to MARSSRREFLRTGAGVTVGLALGTGFASPLVLRAQPKQVVILGLWPFTGAFAEMGPVLERGMKMALEEHGMQIAGHAIRYVGRDSETNAQAAARHAEEAVRTEGARYIIGPWSSSVALAVSDVAKRTKTLHYFSGGTDEISGARCHRYSFQWAASPGVAARTVVDQFAKANPAAKRWYLLVADYAFGAAVEKQVRAAAQPHGVQIVGADRHPLGARAFASQLTRATAAKPDVICLVNFGADTVQSAREIAGAGLTPRLPLLVVWAGLEELMQLTPEIRANMWVGSNFYHTADTPVAKHFTRQYREKHGSPPGYAPAAAYGMTRLVMRAMEKARSIEVPDVIKTLEGLDAVDLLGRMSVDARTHQTVRPYFFLRCKPKAQMKDAADVADIVAMTAIAPPREASACKDIGGF